The genomic DNA CTCCTTGTTTTGCGCAATATCTTTAGATTTGTGTTTTCGTGCTTTCCGCCCTTGCGTTTTGAATTCCGAGATTTTTGTCTTGATACCTGAATAAAGTTAGTGACCagacaggataataaaatgaAGGGAAAAATCAGTGAAAAAACGAACAAACGAAGCAaaagaaaaataagaaataaCTGTTAATTCGAGATAGGAGTCAACTGTGTGTGCCCGAAAAAAGAAAGGAATTAAACGCAATGCTTTTTTTTGTCTTGTTGTTGTTCTCTCtcctttatttttttttttttttttggaagGTATATATCCGTTCATGTGTgtttttgaatttgtttttcCAGGGTTTTTTTTATTGCAGATTTCCGGGCTAACCTCTTCGACTTCCTCTCCAGGCATCTAAAAGGGGATTGATGCGCGTTGTAAGTCgtctactctctctctcttcctttttctttttatcTGCGGGTCGGTCGTGTTTATCTGTAATTTACCAATTTATAATGGCCGACTTTCCTTCGTCGTCGTCGTCGCATAGTGCCACCAATCGGGACCCCGGGAAGCGACCGTTAGAGGAGGGTGACGAGGAGTCTGTTTTGAACTTGGATAATCTAGAGATCCCGGACCTAGGTCAGTGTGGATCTTTTGATTTCTTAGGGAGCGATGAGTTTTTGAAGGGGGTGCCTCCAGGTCCTATGCCCTCTCCACCCCTAAGTCCTCATACCCTGGAACTTAGGAATAGAACGGTCGAGGAAAGTCTTCGGCTAGGTAGGATCGAATTTGAGAGCAAACCTAGTCTAAACTATCTTAGTTATTACATCACCGTCGACCCCCCTGCGAGTAAGTTGGAGAAGTACATCGACCTGTCTCACGGCTACCGGTATCAAGTGCCGACAGCAGATGAGAGGGTTTGGATGATGCCCGAGTTCGGGATGCATGGGGTTGCGATGATAATGTTTCAGTTTGGTCTTCGTTTTCCAATGCATCCGTTCTTCCTGACGATGTATGAGGCTATCGGTTGTGGTTTAGGGCAGCTGACACCGAATTCTGTTGCTCAGTTAAGTGGTTTCGTGGCGCTGTGCTGTGATAAGGGTCGATCACCGACTCTGAAATTGTTTTTCTCTATTTATGGTATGCGGTACTATGGTGGTCAAGTATATTTCGACTCCCGACATCGAAGGATGAAGATTGTTAGTGTTAGGTCATCGAACTCCGGTTATCACTCGCAATGGTTGTACGTTGGGGGTCCTGACTTGGAATTTGTAAAGCCTTGCGGGAAAGTTAGTCAGGGCAcgattgattatttaaataacatgGAGAAGCACGATACTGCCTACCTCGATGAGTTTCATGGGTCGAGGACATGGTATACGCACTTAGATTTGAAGGACTCTGGATTTTTAGGGATGCACGATTGGAAGGGGGATGTATTAATTGTTATTGCCCTTATTTTGTTTACGTACTTAGTTTTTGTACTTGTCATCGTCGGCTCTTGCTTATTTTAATTTTCGTAAGTGCCTATATATAGGATGGCTGACTTGTTGTTTTGTTTGTTTCTTTGTAGTGGAAGGCGCTTCACTTAAAAAGGTTTTAGACAGTGGGATTCGAGGAGGAATGGACAAGGCAATGATGTTGTTGCTGCAGCGTGCCGCGAGGAAGCCTGCTGATGCGGCCAGGGCTGGACCGTCGGGGGTTCCTCATTCAGTTTCAATTGAATTGCTCGATGACCAGGGAAATAAGGTAATTGAAGACAATGAGAGGGTTGTCTCAGATCTCGTCCGCGTGGAAGGTAACCCTCGAAAGCGGTTTCGGAGGGAGGATGATGAGGTAGCTGTTGGAGGACGGGGGGGCGGGGTCGAGGGTGTGAACAAAACTGTGGCCACTGCCGGGGAAAGGGTTTATGGAAAGACCGTCGACCCTCGATCGAAGAAAGAGGTGATGGGGGTCGAGATTCAGCCCACGGAGCGATGGACAGGGGGATCAACCGTGCCCTTGAGAGCACTTAATCTCTTTAACTTACCTCAGGATTTGGTTGCTTATGATGGGAGGAAGCGTGAGGACCTTGTTGATCGATGTAAGAGCCGGGCTGGGAGGGTACGCGCATTcccttctctttcttttttaTGTGCATGTTCCTTTGTTTTCATGTTCGGTCATAGTCGTTTATAGTCATAGTTGTCGACCCTGTTCTCATGTCCCccccttcttttttttttttgcttcGTTTGTTCGTTTTTTCACTGATTTTTCCCTTCATTTTATTATCCTGTCCGGTCACTAACTTTATTCAGGTATCAAGACAAAAATCTCGGAATTCAAAACACAAGGGCGGAAAGCACGAAAACGCAAATCTAAAGATATTGCGCAAAACAAGGAGGGGGACTAATGTTGGACCAGGACAAAACGGCCCAAAGGAATTATAGTTAGAATAATTACAATACATTatgtaaagcccaagaaggcccacATTGTAAGGATTGAGCCCATTTGGGACTTAGTATAAATAAAAGACAACAATCCCATTTAAAGGGGTTGGCTAATTAAGCAAAGAAGATCATCTCCTAAAACTATAAtctaataataatattattggcACATCATTAGATTTGCGTTTTCGTGCTTTTCACCCTTGCGCATTGAGTTCCAAGATTTCTGTCTTGATACATGAATAAAGTTAGTGAACGGAAAGGATAACAAAAATGAAGGGAAAAATCAGAGAAAAAATGAACAAACGAAGCAaaagaaaaataagaaataaCTGTTAATTCGAGATAGGAGTGAACTGTGTGTGCCCGAAAAAAGAAAGGAATTGAACGCAATGTTTTTTTATCTTGTTGTTGTTCTCtctcctttctttttctttttttttgaagGTATATATCCGTTCATGTGTgtttttgaatttgtttttcCAGTTTTTTTTTTTACAGATTTCCGGGCTAACCTCTTCGACTTCCTCTCCGGGCATCTAAAAGGGAATCGCTGCGCGTCTTTGGCTCACATTGTAAGTCgtctactctctctcttttccttTTACTTTTTATCTGCGGATTGGTCGTGTTTATCTGTAGTTTAGCAACTTATAATGGCCGACTTTTCTTCGTCGTCGTCGTCGCATAGTGCCACCAATCGGGACCCCGGGAAGCGACCGTTAGAGGAGGGTGACGAGGAGTCTGTTTTGAACTTGGATAATCTAGAGATCCCGGAATTAGGTCAGTGTGGATCTTTTGATTTCTTAGGGAGCGATGAGTTTTTGAAGGGGGTGCCTCCTGGTCCTATGTCCTCTCCACCCATAAGTCCTCGTACCCTGGGACTTAGGAATAGAACGGTCGAGGAAAGTCTCCGGCTAGGTAGGGTCGAATTCGAGGGCAAGCCTTGTCTGAATTATCTTAGTTACTATATCACTGTCGATCCACCCGTGAGTAAGTTGGAGAGTTACATGGATTTATCTAATGGATATCGGTATCGAGTGCCGACAGCAGATGAGAGGGTGTGGATGATGCCCGAGTTCGGGATGCATGGGGTTGCGATGATTATGTTTCAGTTTGGGCTTCGTTTGTCGATGCATCCGTTCTTCCTGACGATGTATGAGGCTATCGGTTGTGGTCTAGGACAGTTGACACCGAATTCTGTTGCTCAGTTAAGTGGTTTTGTGGCGCTGTGCTGTGATAAGGGTCGATCACCGACTCTGAAATTGTTTTTCTCTATTTATGGTGTGCGTTACTATGGCGGTCAAGTATATTTCGACTCCCGACATCGAAGGATGAAGATTGTTAGTGTTAGGTCATCGAACTCCGGTTATCACTCCCAATGGCTGTACGTTGGGGGTCCTGACTTGGAATTTGTATAGCCTTGCGGGAAAGTTAGTCAGGGCAcgattgattatttaaataacatgGAGAAGCACGATACTGCCTATCTCGATGAGTTTCATGGGACGAGGACGTGGTATACACACCTAGATTTGAAGGACTCTGGTTTTTTGGAGATGCACGATTGTAAGGGGGATGTTTTACTTGTTATTGCCCTTATTTTGCTGATGTATTAGTTTTTGTACTTGTCATCGTCGGCTCTTGCTTATTTTAATTTTCGTAAGTGCCTATATATATGGTGGCTCACTTGCTATTTTGTTTATTTCTTTATAGTGGAAGGTGCTTCACTTAAAAAGGTTTTAGACGGTGGGATTCGAGGAGGAATGGACAAGGCAATGATGTTGTTGCTGCAGCGTGCCGCGAAGAAGCCTGCTGATGCGGCCAGGGCTGGACCGTCGGGGGTTCCTCATTCAGTTTCAACTGAGTTGCTAGATGACCAGGGAAACAGGGTAATTGAAGACAATGAGAGGGTTGTTTCAGATCTCATCCGCGTGGAAGGTAATCCTCGAAAGCGATTTCGGAGGGAAGATGATGAGGTAGTTGTTGGAGGACGGGGGGGTGGAGTCGAGGTTGTGAACAAAACTGCGGCCATTGCTGGGGAAAGGGTTTATGGAAAGACCGTCGACCCTCGATCGAAGAAAGAGGTGATGAGGGTCGAGATCCAGCCCACGGAGCGATGGACGGGTGGATCAACCGTGCCCTTGAGAGCACTTAATCTCTTTAACTTACCTCAGGATTTGGTTGCTTATGATGGGAGGAAGCGTGAGGACCTTGTTGATCGATGTAAGAGCCGGGCTGGGCGGGTACGTGCATTCCCTTCTCTTTTTTTTTATGTGCATGTACCTTTGTTTTCATGTTCGGTCGTTTATGGTCATAGTTGTCGACCCTGTTTTCATGTCCCCCCCCCTTTTTTTTGCAGTTTCTTTCCGATTTTATGCATATACTGGAGGATTACAAGGCTGATGTTGATGGTGAGGCTTGTTCCAATCTCGAAGCTGAGGTTGCTGCCTTGAAGGGGGAAAAGAAGAAGGTTGCGGTGGGTTTTGCGGAACTCGAGCATAGGGTGGCTGATTTGTCTAAGGCAAATTCCGCATTGTCGAAAAAGGTTGCTGAGATGGAGGCTGCTGAGCAGGTGTCGAGTGGGAGGGTACGAGAACTCGAGGGTCGACTTCTCGAGGTGGAAAAGGAGCTTGAGGAGGAATGAAGCAAGCGCCAAGGCTTGGACCGACAGGTCGAAGGAATGGATGGCTCCTACAAGTTGATCGTGAAGGAAAATGAAGATTTGAAGAAAGAAGTAGAGAAGGCTGTTGAAGAAATCGCTGATGCTCTGGGCGACGGTTATGGACGATGTCTCCGGCGGATGGAAGAGGCTGGTATTGCCGTCGAGGGTCATGCTTTTGATGACTACCTTCGTGACCTGGCATCGAAGGGTGATAACGCATGAAGGCAGGGTATGCCCTGTGGTTTTTTGTAATCGGATTTGAATATTTTTATGTGTTTAAGAGTTTTATTGATAATACCGGATGATGGATTTGTAGCAAGTTTAAGGTATGCGGTCCATTGTTTAAGTTTATTTCCATGTTGTAAGCAGTTACTAAATATTGGCTGGTTTTAAAATATTGGCTGGTTTTATTGCCCAGACCGTCGACGTGAAGAGGCTGTATAAACATTTTCCTAGAAAtgaatgatgatgatgatttttTTTTAGTTAAGTGAGGAGCGAAGAAAGTGAAAGTCTGTGCCTTTTCCAAATTAAAGGAATTTGTTCGTCATAACCTAATCACCCCTCGGTGGGAGCCTCGTGACGACCCCCATTACATCGAGGGTTTGTCTTTGAAATGGCATTTACTGCCTCAAGATAATAAATTACAACTGAGATTAAATTACTGATAGAACTTTTTGAGGTGAATTCCATTCCAGGCGTTTTTGATGGGTTTCCCGTTGAGGTGAGCAAGCTCATAGGTCCCCGCACTTACAAGTCTCGCGATCCGATAAGGGCCTTCCCATGATGGCTTGAATTTCCCTGAGACAGTAGGTTGTGATGCTGCGGAATCTCTTAAGACAAGGTCGTTGACCTTGAAGTGTTTGGGTTTGACTTTTTTGTTGAAGTACCTTGCAGTTTTTTCTTGCTGGGCGACCATCCGCATTCGGGCTTCTTCCCTTATTTCTTCTAATAGATCATTGTGAAGGCGAAGTCCCGCGAGAGATAGAGCAGGATCGAATACGTCGACCCGTGGTGAGGTGAGACTTATCTCGACAGGAATGACGGCGTCGACTCCGTAGGCAAGTCGGAAGGGAGTCTCGCCAGTCGCACTTTGGGGAGTTGTCCTATACGACCACAATACATTCGGGAGTTCGTCGACCCAACATCGGGGCATTTCTTCAATTCTTTTCTTCAGGCCTTATAGGATGGTTCTATTTGTTACCTCTGCTAGTCCATTTGCTTGAGGGTATGCTACAAATGCTTTGATGTGCTGGACTTTTAATTCAAGCAGTGTTTCCTCAAACTGTTTTCCAACAAACTGAGTGCCATTGTCGGAGACTAAGATTCTGGGGATCCCAAAGTGAAAAACAATGTATTCCATAAAGAATTCTATCATCTCTTTTTCTCAAATTTTAGCAAGGGGTTTTGCTTCGACCCATTTGGTTGCGTAATCCACGGCGACTACGATGTATTGGCACTGATTTTTAGATTTTAGAAAGGGACCCACAATATCTATTCCCCATTGGAAAAAAGGGCATGGGCTGAGAATAGAGTTTAGCTCAGTCGTGGGTCGACGATTTACATTTCCATGAAGCTGACATGCTTGACATTTCCTGACATAATCTTCACAATCTTTCCGGATTGTAGGCCAGAACAGGCCTTGTCGGATGACTTTGAGGGCTAATGTTTTCCCTCCTAGGTGCTCACCACAGATTCCCTTGTGTATTTCTACGATCGCTTGGAGGGAATCTTCTGGAGACAAGCAACGGAGTAGAGGCTCAGAGAGGGCACGTCGATATAACTCCGAACCCACAACGCAGTAGTTCATGGCTTTGAACATAAGAGTGCGGGCTTCGGACTTAAGCTCAGGCAACTTATTGTCGATAATGTATTCAAGGAAGGGTTGGCGCCAGTCGAACCTAGCCTGGATCTGGTTGATTGATTCTTCATCGACAGAGGGGGTCTCCAAAATGTCGATGTATGTTGGGCTGAGATTAGTGGGGAGGTTGGAAGAGGCTAGTTTGGCCAGAGAGTCGGCCCACTGGTTCTCTTCCCTGTCGACGTTTGACATCTTCCATGAAGGGAATTTGCTAAGAAGATCTTGGGTTCTTGCTAAATATCGGGCCATCTTTTCATTATGTGTCTTAAATTCGCCACTTATATGTTTGTGAACTAATTGAGAATCCCCAAATATGTCGATTACTTCTGCTTCGAGATCGGATGCGAGCTTTAGCCCGGCGATGAGTGCCTCGTACTCGGCCACGTTGTTAGTGGCGGAGAATCTGAACTTGAGAGCCTGTTGGATTTTGAATCCTCCTGGGCTGATTAATATGACCCCTGCTCCTCCAGAGTTGGATGTCGAGGAACCATCAATGAACAGAAGCCACGGACGAGACTGACCCTCTTCAGGTTTATGTATCTTGGATTGGAACTGGCATTCGGTGACGAAATCTGAGAGGACTTGGGCATTGATCGCCGTTCGAGGTTTATACTCGATGTAGAACTGGCTTAACTCGATGGTCCAAGCAGCGAGCCTGCCTGTTATGTCGGGCTTGTGCAGAATTCTTTTCAGGGGGAGACTGGTCAGAACATGGATTTCTCTTGCTTGAAAATAATGACGTAGCTTACGACTCGCGACAACGAGAGCGTATACGAGTTTCTCGACTTGAGGGTATCTTGTTTCTGCATCTCAGAGTGAGTGACTGATGTAATACACAGGGACATCCTTTCCCTCATCGACACGGACCAATACTGTCGCGACAGTTTCGTCGGAAGCTGAGAGATATACCCGTAGCGGCTCACCTGTTAAAGGTCCCGTTAAAACTGGAGGATTTGTCAAAAACATCTTTAACTCCGTGAAATTTCTCTCACAATCTTCGTTCCATTCAAACTGTGttgattgtaataaccccaatttttgagaaattttgaaacccttatgaatagtgtttttgctgaacgagaaaacttttcatgccacgctatgtagggttctgttattgatcttatgggatattattagtactctatgtggtatataagtgtatgtaaagatcgtcagaatccaattcc from Apium graveolens cultivar Ventura chromosome 5, ASM990537v1, whole genome shotgun sequence includes the following:
- the LOC141660520 gene encoding uncharacterized protein LOC141660520, whose protein sequence is MFLTNPPVLTGPLTETRYPQVEKLVYALVVASRKLRHYFQAREIHVLTSLPLKRILHKPDITGRLAAWTIELSQFYIEYKPRTAINAQVLSDFVTECQFQSKIHKPEEGQSRPWLLFIDGSSTSNSGGAGVILISPGGFKIQQALKFRFSATNNVAEYEALIAGLKLASDLEAEVIDIFGDSQLVHKHISGEFKTHNEKMARYLARTQDLLSKFPSWKMSNVDREENQWADSLAKLASSNLPTNLSPTYIDILETPSVDEESINQIQARFDWRQPFLEYIIDNKLPELKSEARTLMFKAMNYCVVGSELYRRALSEPLLRCLSPEDSLQAIVEIHKGICGEHLGGKTLALKVIRQGLFWPTIRKDCEDYVRKCQACQLHGNVNRRPTTELNSILSPCPFFQWGIDIVGPFLKSKNQCQYIVVAVDYATKWVEAKPLAKI